The genomic window GGCAAGCTTGAAGAATTTATTGATCCGCGCCGACCGAATAAGCGCGGCACTATCAAAAAATTGCTCCAGGCAAAAATTCGCAGCAAATAATTTGTCATTCTCATGACCATTACTGAACGAATCGATGCTGACCTGAAGCAGGCCATGCTGAAGAAAGAGGCGAAGCGCCTCTCGGTATTGCGTATGCTTAAGAGCGCCATCCACAATCGCGCCATTGCCGATCGCGTCAAAGAATTATCAGACGATCAGGTGGCAAAAGTATTAAAAACAGAATCCAAGAAACGCAAAGATTCGATTGAGGCGTACACCACAGGCGGCCGGCGAGATTTAGCGCAACAGGAATCTGATGAAGTAGATATCATAAAAGAATATTTGCCCGCCGAACTTGACGAGTCTGCTGTTCAGGCAATCGTTGATACCGTGGTTGGGGAATTGGGGACTGGAGCGGCTTTTGGCGCCGTGATGAAAGAAGTGATGGCGCGCAGTGCTGGCCAGGCAGATGGCAAACTTGTTTCCTCGCTCGTCAAGAAAAAGATTGGTTCGTAGAGAACATTGTCCGCGTCCCGCGTACCATTAGTCTTCATGCTTAATTAATGGTTCTCGTCAGCGCACGTGAAAGATACACTGAAAAAAAATAAAAATTCACTTTTGGGCGTCTTTGGGTTTTTGCTTATCGTGGCAATTGTTGGCGCGGCGGGCTGGCTTGCCGTACCGGAAACGAGCGCGCAAGTGAATCTGGATCCAAATCTCGGTACTACGTTTGGTTTGGGAACGGCGGATCTATTGTCCACGGTGATTAACATTGTTCAGTGGGCGCTTGGATTCCTTGGTTTGATTGCGGTCATATTTATCATGTATGGCGGTTTTGTCTGGATGACGGCGGCCGGCAATCAGGAAAAGGTGGAAAAAGCCAAGAAGATTATTACGCGGGCGGTGATTGGTCTGGTGATTGTCCTGTTGGCTTGGGCCATCGTTACCTTTATCGTTGACCGAGCGCTTGATCTGACGGGTGGCAATGGCAGTAGTTGTACGGATGGTGATGTGAATGGATGCTATCTGTGCTCAAGTGGCTCATGGGTGTATCAAAATGC from Candidatus Kerfeldbacteria bacterium includes these protein-coding regions:
- a CDS encoding GatB/YqeY domain-containing protein, with amino-acid sequence MTITERIDADLKQAMLKKEAKRLSVLRMLKSAIHNRAIADRVKELSDDQVAKVLKTESKKRKDSIEAYTTGGRRDLAQQESDEVDIIKEYLPAELDESAVQAIVDTVVGELGTGAAFGAVMKEVMARSAGQADGKLVSSLVKKKIGS